DNA from Megachile rotundata isolate GNS110a chromosome 8, iyMegRotu1, whole genome shotgun sequence:
GTCCAAGAAGTGTCAGAATCGAGAGACATTTCCAGTCCGTCGATGTTTACCGAGAACTGCCGAAACCGAAGTCGCAAATCAATTTCCAGCGATTCCGATCAGGTGATTCATGTTTCGTTTAATATCCAAAATAGTAACCGTATTTTTAGACTGTTATCAAAGGAAATGTCTGGTTGACGCACAGTCATACACGTGAGTTCAGACCCTGAAGTTGCAGCAGTCGAAATGGTAACAGTACCGCGAGTACAAGTGCGGCTATATTCAATCGCTCTACTTGCCAGTGAAATAAAAACACAAGATGGATCGTCGGAGACGAAAATGACACTTGTTTTAAAATGAGAGAAATTGTGATTGCACTATTCTTCTTTTATGTCGAATAATCATGGTGCATGCTACACCAATTATTCTAATATAAATGTATGTTGCAACTTAACTTGCGTTTAAATTTCGCGGGTAAGGGTCGCGCGCAAATATAATTGCGCGTGTGCATGAGACTGCTATTTATTTCAAGGCCTGAACTTACGTGAACGACAATGTATTTGTTATTGTTAATGCGTTATCTTGTTAAATGTATAATGTTACTTCTTGTTgaacaaaagttaaaaattatgagTGGTACTCATAAACTTATAAAGAgtagaaatatataatttacattttcattactGTTTCGAGTCGAGCGATCCAACGCGCAAGAATCGCGTGGAAACCATCAGCTACATCTCTGACAGAGTGATGTCTCACATAACAGAAGTCAACAGATTTACCAACGAAGATCAAACTTTCCACGTCTACAGCGATTCACCGACTTTCTCTGATTTCTCATCGTAAATTGCAAGGATCGGTATTAAATATGTACGTATACTTACGTACAAAATTCACTTCATACTTCGTCGACAGCAGTGCACAGATACTATTTCAACCTCGCATCTCTTCTTATTTATTAACGGTCAAATGGAGTGATGATCTCACTATAAATAGTGATTTTCAGGGGGGTGATAGGAAAATATGTTGTCGTTTTCGGTAGGTTGCCGCCATATTGATTTAAACCGAAAGAAAAGTGAAGAGAGATAAGAAAGAGGGCAGTAGAGatggcgggaaaattcaaatcTATTTGCGTGAAGaacttttataacaaaataattagaCATATTCTGTCacataatcaattttaattctattttaattaccttataatttttattttggtaataacaagtttttattgcaagaaaaaattgaactaaaattaaaattgattttataatgaattcaaATGTATTTCACATTAAATCTTGTTTTACTTTAAAATGTCTTTGTTCAAATAGATTTTTACCGTCATCTGTGTTCACATCCGGTTTAGATCGGTGTAGCAGATTTCACTGAAAATTGCTACTGAAATTAGTCCATCACTCTGTTAGATCCTTAATCCATTGAATCATATATCTAGATTAATTAGGAGAAATCTAATTTTGAAACGTTTACGCTTATGTTATATGATACGTACGTAATATTACTTGAACTTACCAAAGCAAtctttctattaaaattttgatatcaTGGTAGTATTacagaatttatataaatttatttgtaaaatattcatgTAAATTCCGAGTATTTTACCGTTAACGTTTACTGTTGTATATTTTAAGATATTCTCTTCCGAAAAATAATCTAATCGATCGATCGTTGAATTTTGTAAGAAGTATATAAATTGTAGATATTTCAGTCGCGAATGTGACATCGAAACAAATATTTGTTAGCTATTTTATATTTCGTTTTTCACATTGCACAGACAACTATTCTGACAAAAAAGAATGTCAGGAAGTTAACCTACGCGATTTTTTACGCCAAAAGAAACTTTGCAGcttgaaattctttttttaaaatgttaacaTTTCAGTTTCAAAGTTGATTTCATAGAAAGAGGTTAAGTGACAACGGACAGCATAATATCCAACAAAATAAATAGTTAATGGTACGAATTTTAGTACATACGGGAAGTTTTTGAATATGTTTTCATACTTTAATTGTTGATATTGTTTGCTTAACATAATGCTGTTTCAAGAAAAACGTTGACATCCTTTGGACAAGGGCAAATGTAGAGGAAGAAgctttcttaaattttaaattgacaagttgttgaattttcatactttcaaaatgttaaattattaaaattttttaatcttaaactgaaagattatacaaattttttaatttctacatcttTAAATCTCAaagctcccaatttctaaattatcaaattttttttaaattatcaaatccttaCAATTACACATTTCACTATCACATTTTAACTATCAACTTTGCTTCCgctgaattcccaaatgtttAAACCCTGGAtattcaaatcactaaattcttgaatttcctaATCTTCAAATGTCCACATTTGTATATGTTTATTCagtgcaaattttcaaaatataaatattgtaaattattcctatattaattaatcttgtaattaaatttctttcctCTACATTGCCATTTTCTGTATGGGAACCACAGTATATTTAAATGCAGATTCTCAGTTTTGCCCTGAGAAAAATTGTAGCTAATAGGTGAAAGTCACTAACACCCACAAAAATATTCACACACTGGCGCACATTATACACAATTCACTTTAAGCATTTTCATAAAGTATCACAACTTTGTGTGTAgaaaagatataaaaagaaaatagtagtttattgtaaagtaattaatttaaaaagttgagagCATTTTAGAATCTTCATTTTTGCATGTAGTTTAAAATTCACATTTTCGCGCGCACTGTTTCAGAATAATACCACTGGCGTTATCTAGCGGTCAAATGTGgaactattaaaaaaaaattgcaatttttgcaattttcagtACTTGGTGTACATATCACTGTCTTATGTTGTTTTTAATACAGAATTTTTCTGTGATTTTCAATACTATGATGTTAGGTCacattaagaaattttatatgaTATATGGTGAAGGCAGTCCACTGATCCTTATCATTGAAACATTTCTTTCCTGTGCTTTTAAGTACAGATGCAGTCCCAGAACATATGACCTATGACCTCCACTGGATAACTGCATTGACATTTAATGTCCTATTAATCTTTCTCAAGAGGCTTTGAGATTAAAATAGTTAGATCTTGCTCtatttattcaaaatgtaaAGTGCCTTGATAGATTTTTATTGTGAAACCAAGTTGGTATTGGATACTGAGTAATATTTACAGATGTATACACCACCTTTCTGGCTGgcattcaaatattttctgttttataaGAGGGAAGATATCCGTATAAAAGACACTAAATACATTATTTCTGACTGGGCTGCTGCTTTAGCTTCCTTATTTGCTTGTTCATTATCAGTGACACTATTATGTGAAGGAATACATATGATTGTTACTTTCAAGTGAATGTTTGTGTGTGgtttatttaatcatttcaGGGTTGGAAAATTTGCTCTGTTGAAACTGATTTGTGAGTGGGAGCTGTTGTGAAGTATTTATGCACTTTCAGAGTTCATATTGGCTACTATCTTTTTAGCTTCCCTGTATTCAATGCTATGGTATGCCATAGTCTCTTGCAGTTGTTTGTTGAATTTGTATATGCCATATATTTGAAAGAAAGTTCTGTGTGCTTCTTTATAGTGGAGGCAACTAGGAATTTCTCCATGAGTGTATTGATGGTTTTTCTCTGAGTCTTGTGCACCACACACTTGGTATATGATAATGTCTCTGCAGCATCTAGCTATGTATCCACGTGTAGCTCATTCTATATACAGTAGATTTTTTGCATGTTACAAAAGCAGATAGTACTTTGTATAGATGTATTCACCAAATGTTTACAAATATCACTGAATTTAAGTAACAAACAAAATTCAAGAGTGTCCTATCATGTTGTTGCGGAGTGTATGCTTACGATTGAATTGCATGCATTTGTTCTTAACAACGTTATTACACACATGATCCTTCCCTGTTTGTTGGTGACAGGACTGACAAATACTAGCACTTCTATAAATTTTGTAGAGCGTCTGTGCTTAAAACAATTTCTACAAGTTCTTATTGGTGGGACATATACTTCTACCAAGATATTCAATAAACCAAACAATCTAATGTAGTTCGGGAGTACATTTGCTTTGAACATTATAAGAATGTTTCATTGGGACTCCATTCCCATTCCCCAAACCCCTCAGTGGTACATTTTGTATCCTGTCTTATTGCACTTCTAATcttataaaaattgattgaatCATTTATAAGTTCCTCCATAATAATTTCAGTTGCAAGGCCAACATGCCCCATTTTTTGTTATCCATTTCTTGAATAAATGCATTGACTAGATCTTTATTGAGGAATTTGAGCTTGGCTGCTCCTTTGCCCCTAGCTTTCATTTCGAGTACACCAGCATCATGATGTTGACAGCTATGTTGATAACATTTGTATATTAAATGTTGTGCCTTCGTTTTTTTAGTGATTgactttttattttgatttttacaTAGGCTGGGCCCACGTGCTTGGCAGGATGTAAGTTGAACCTTTTTATACGTGTATTGTCCGAAATTAGAACTTTTTCGTTCTTGGAAGCTTCCAGAAGATCTTAAGGTTCTTCTCTTTAATTCGTTGAAGTCATATTTTTGTTTTGTGCCTTTAGTAGAGTGTTTAGTGTTGTTACCTGAATTATTAGGCGAAGGTGCTCCCTCTGCCATTATGGCGTCTTCCTTGCCTGTTCCCATCGGGCCCGGAACTGAGAtactatttgagaatttaaagcaCTCCACATTTCATTGTTAGTAACCCTGTTACTAACCCTGTAACATCAACACTTACTCCACCTAAAAAATATTAACCTTTTCCATCAGAGAATGGCATATTTTAAATGGCAAAATTAGATCTCATCAGAATGTTTTATAAGTACATACTACACTAAACAGCTCATTTCATCCGAATGGACCTCAAAATGCTTAGCCATCTAGCGGCAGAAAGAGGGAACTAATACAACTAGATTTTAAAGCAATTATATACCTCATTAAATTGTTTCGACCtactaataaatataaaaacatctTAAACCGATTTAGTATCGTTATctgaaacattttattatttttaaaatcgagaagggcaatattttatttaatatattagttCCCACCTTCTACCGTTAGATGTCTAAGCATTTTGAGGCACGCATATTTCAATTCTCTCAATTTTCGAATATTGTGCTCCGAGcctattgtaataatattttcctGATTCTGTTGGGCCTTTTGAACGATTTACGAGAATCCAGAAACTGCAACAATGCTTTGTTTTacccaaaattgcaattttgtatttctataGTTTTGCACTCGACCGCTAGACAGTACTAGCGGTATTGTCCTTATAAAGCGcgcgaaaatataaattttcttagGATGAATATTAAGTTACGTTTTGAGGCAGTTCCTAACACCTTTCTGAGATGTGAAGTGCGCAGTAAAACAACGTATTTTTATAAGTGAGCAcgtatttacaaaaattgcatTATATATCGATTTCAAAAATGCTTATTGTAAATTAGACATAATGCGCGCCAGTGCatgaatatttttgtagttaTTAGGAACCTGCGTCCCTTGGCTGATATTTTCCTGAGGGTAACTGGAATTGCACTTCAGTGTACTGCATAAGAGAATATTAGGAAAACTTTATGAAActataaagtacactaaaatcAGAATAACGGAATGTATAACTCGTACCCGATTGCCTTGTAAAGGTATGAAAATTAACCTCAAAATCAAATACGTACCCCACTTTTTCCTCGTATGAAACGGCTACACTTATAAAACGTACTCTGGAGCCTGTTTACATTTTCTAGCCAATGTAATCGACATTTCTAAACTAAGACTTTTAACTTACCTACTGCATTTaaaaatccaaagggcctaattACAGACATAAACAGCAAGTAGTAGACTTCAGTGTCAGTTAAAATCGTCGCCGGTTTCTCGATTTCAATAAAACTTCTGATTTATCTAAGATTAAAATAAACTGACCCATATCTTGTCGTTTTTATCAACAATCATTACTTGacatgatatttaatatttaattctttgtctttcagaaatatttttattatttatgtgtgTATAGAGCGGTATAGTATTTCCCGattatcataaatttaaaaaaatgcaattttcgtACTAAAAGACAAAATAATAATCgacatattttaattaactatATTTGCCTACATATTTGGTTTAAATTgtttacatttttttctttgaaaaagaataaaatagaataaagagATTTTTCTTCCACACATTGAAGTTACAatctacatgtatatatatataaaaataactgtTGTTTTAGACTTTTCAAAGtgccaaaatatttattaataatttaaagtgaAATGGGGGTATATTATCATAGGTTGAagtaaaatgaataaatgttcATTCGCATGAGgaatgatgaaaaagaaatgtTTTCTTAAATAGAGATATCTAATGCATATGCACATAGTACCTACATGGCATGCATGTTCGGAGTACATACGTTTGCtttacacaaaaaaaaaaaatttgccaAAACcttgtatcttcaaatttctagttagaattaaaattactACTTGCTGCCCATGCCTGCTTTATTACCCATCATGGATACAGTTAACAACAAAATTGTCGGTACAAATCAAAACTCCATAAAGGAACTTAAAATCAAAAATACTCTCTAGTCTGTAATTTTACCAAAAATATAGTTATCTTTTGTTACTACTGTTATTTTCTAATGGAAACGTATCAATGAATATCTACTTTATTTGATGTATAAGTAATTAGTAAGATAATACGTATAACTGAAAAAGGTGAAAACGAAATTGTTACTTAATAAACTTGTCAATTATTCGAGAACGTTATAATAGCGCTACGTGGTTAAGAAAGTTTTATTTCAACATGggaaaaaaattgcaatatcatTCGATGTTAGGAAATGAAAGATTGAAATACCACGACTCTATTAACATTCCAATATTTCGTTTCTTGCATTTACGCGcgagtttgaaacattttaatataaaaatggaaaggactttataaaattactatacgacagtatttttatgaacatatattacaaatatgtttCTAAAGAATAAATAGTCGTTAAATGTTACATCTGTCCTATAAAATAAACTGCGTAAGAGAGAACGAGGTTCTTTGTCATATAAAATGTTCAAAGAgtcaaaattcatttttaatcgcTATTCTTACGCAGAAATGTTGCAGAAAAATTGATTTCGCGTATTTTACGGGTACGTACACTTTAGTTGTTACGGTAGATTTATCAAAGTCCAAATCTAcgtgttatttataaaataaaataatattggatGTAACGTGTCCAACGCAGAAAATATGCGTACACTCTTACAAAGACATATAACTGCCGACTCAAAAAATCAAATAGTGATTTAAAAAACAAACTTAGATATAGGTGCGCGCGCAAGTGTGTGTATGCATGAATGTAAATTTTTTGACAAAATGCGTGCAAATGTTAAGATATTACGCGAAAAAGATATGAATTATTGTAAAATGTCTGTTAAATATTGAAGCTTATATCGTTTTTCTTATGCTAAGTGAAAGAGAAAATTTGAgcgggaaaattcaaatttgtatgaAGACTTTTCATAACAAAGTATCCAAAGAAGTTTAATGTGAAATACTAAAACTTATTCTGTTATTGtatcaattttctttctttattctaacattaggggtaccgaaaagtaatcaaaatttcgtttgctttcgaaaaacatttatttattaaagaaattttaaatgctaatcaacaaaataatttccattattttctaacgctttttgttagcataaaggcaattgttcgattccTTTTTTAACAaagtccttcaatttttcattgaaaaactttgaagtcatcaaagaaattttgattacttttcggtacccctaatacataattattcttgttttaatttatatttggcAAAATTTGAGGTTAAACACTGGTTCAAGGAAGATTTCAACacatattttaaaacaatatttttggTTACAAAATTGAtactataacaaaataaattttaatatcatataTTGAATTAAGTGCTAACAGTGGCGAATCCGTGAATTTGGCATAAGAGAAACCATGTGCGTCCATTTAGTTATTTATATAAAGACTATTGTATCATTCGGTATTGTATagatgtttatttatttgtaaataatgtgTTATTATGTAGACATTTTAGAGATCTATTCCTGTTAATTTTGTCTGTTAAcaacattatatgtatatggcGTGTTTTAAATTCCTCGCGAAGTTGACAAAACAAAATTTGACGAAATGTTGAGAGAAATTTCGCAGAAgataacgaaataaaatttagtaGTATCAGTTATATTCGTCATATCGTAAACGTGTTTAAATTACGTGCATCCCAGAACCATGGAGCCACTCAGGGCCGGCTACAGGGGGGGTTATAGTGGCCGCTcgaaaaggaaaataaataaataaaaaaaactagaatcaaaatatatttaaatatgttaatatttcGTTCGTATCTTTTATTTCCATAAAAAGATGTTATACCGTTTCATCTTAAGATGCCAAAATATTTAGCTGGTCCTGTATTTATAAAATGGTGGCTCTAAGTCTGGTAAAAGCGTTCGCGACCTAATCTATGCATAAACTAATTGTAAGCCAAAAGTCGATCATCACAAAAGGGTAGACAACGAAAAATATAGACTCTGCGCAAATGTTTTGTCGTTTAGAACaagtaattcaatttgaataaaaaCTACTAATATTCGTAAAATAAGCGACGATTGTAACACTTAAAAGCAGCGGGTGACTGCGAGAATGAAAAATTATCTCGAATGTCATCTAACAATAAGATTTATCAATAGGTAAGAAATTTATCCAACTCTTGGTGTGCTTTGGAATTTGTTAAAATCATTATAGCAATTAAACGATTCAAATTGAAATGCATCCGAATAGCTTCTGTGGCCAATTAATGAAATTGTGAGCATTTTGATAGATGATTTTTGGATGAAACTGAGGGCAGTCactttattattgttttatgtTCTAAACAGTTTAGGGGTGTTATTACTGGTATCTAGGAATTGGTACAGAGCAGATACTGCTTCTTTGTCAAAAAAGCttgaaatgtccaaattctgaaatatacaaatttttaaactctcaaatttataaatttctaagttacaaATCCTTAGTTAAATAAACGGTAAATATTGACGAAAGGGGACCCAGCCCCAAGTCACATTGACCTTGACATATGTTGTCAGGGTCACTGTCCTGAGTAATCTAAAATTTATTGTAGGTTACTCAGGACAGtgaccttgacaacatatgTGAAGGTCAATGTGACTTGGAGCTGGGTCCCCTTTTGTCAATATTTACcaaataaactttcaaattcctgaaAGCCTGAATTTCTGacttcttaaatttacaaacatatGAATTCTTAAGCTCCAAAtttttaacctcaaaatttgtCCTCTGTTTACACTCGCCAATTCCTAAAAATGGTAATTATGCCCTTGACTATTCTAATACTCGCACGTGTATATGGTTAACATGATATATTAAcgcaatttttaagaaaaattcgGATATCTGATGATAACTACAATTTGTTACGTGTTTGTATGTTTAgattgaatatataaaattaatatataaaaatgatacgGCAATGTATAGAATAATGAAGTACGGATTATAACGTTTCTTGTTtttcaaatacaattttataacctGGTTCCAATCATTTGAGTTCATCGTGaccttttgtaaaataaatatcacaGTTCCAccagttaataaataattaaacaaactgTACTTTTGTCATTCTTCATTGCTTAACAAAGTGCTTTATTGTTTCTCTTCCGAATAAAATATTAGATCAAAACGTGTAACAACATGTCAATTCGAACAAGTATAGTTTTATACATAGGCGAcgatcaataaa
Protein-coding regions in this window:
- the LOC143264950 gene encoding uncharacterized protein LOC143264950, producing MGTGKEDAIMAEGAPSPNNSGNNTKHSTKGTKQKYDFNELKRRTLRSSGSFQERKSSNFGQYTYKKVQLTSCQARGPSLCKNQNKKSITKKTKAQHLIYKCYQHSCQHHDAGVLEMKARGKGAAKLKFLNKDLVNAFIQEMDNKKWGMLALQLKLLWRNL